The following are encoded in a window of bacterium SCSIO 12643 genomic DNA:
- a CDS encoding UDP-N-acetylmuramoyl-tripeptide--D-alanyl-D-alanine ligase yields MIEALYSVYLECKVVNTDTRSIEQGSMFFALKGANFDGNKFADQAIQSGARYAVIDNSDYHIEGKTILVDDVLNALQELAKYHRKQLNIPVIAVTGSNGKTTTKELLNAVLSKKYNVAFTKGNLNNHIGVPLTLLSIDSKHEMALIEMGDNHPKEVEFLCEIASPDYGFVTNVGKDHLEGFGSFERNIEAKKEVFDYLNQNAGTIFLDLSDELVVSMVEQEERVITYGVSQAYSSVDFLGSDPLLRFKDELGQEIETNLFGAFNFNNIKLAYCIGKYFEVKLENISEALKDYQPDNNRSQVLKTDKNTLIMDAYNANPSSVEQAVNSFSEMQTQQAKWVILGDMYELGSFSEEEHENMSKLVAEKSFEEALLVGENYAKTRVNSDVKKFENKEDAEVYIKKIAPEGAIILLKGSRGMRLETFKEVL; encoded by the coding sequence ATGATAGAGGCACTTTATTCAGTTTATTTGGAATGTAAAGTTGTTAATACGGATACAAGAAGTATTGAACAGGGAAGTATGTTTTTTGCTCTTAAAGGGGCAAACTTTGATGGGAATAAATTTGCTGACCAGGCGATTCAATCCGGAGCGAGATATGCAGTTATTGACAATTCAGATTATCACATTGAAGGAAAAACGATTCTGGTTGATGACGTATTAAATGCGCTTCAGGAATTAGCTAAGTATCATAGAAAACAGTTAAATATCCCAGTTATTGCAGTGACCGGTTCTAATGGTAAGACAACTACTAAAGAATTGCTAAATGCGGTTTTATCTAAGAAGTATAATGTTGCTTTTACAAAGGGAAATCTAAACAATCATATTGGAGTTCCTTTAACCTTATTGAGTATTGACTCTAAGCATGAAATGGCTTTGATTGAGATGGGAGATAATCATCCTAAGGAAGTGGAGTTTTTATGTGAAATTGCGTCTCCGGATTATGGCTTCGTAACGAACGTAGGAAAGGATCACTTGGAAGGGTTTGGTTCATTTGAAAGGAATATTGAAGCAAAAAAAGAAGTATTTGATTATTTAAATCAAAATGCCGGAACCATATTTTTAGATTTATCAGATGAACTGGTGGTCAGTATGGTTGAACAAGAAGAGCGGGTAATTACTTATGGGGTGTCTCAGGCATATTCTTCGGTTGATTTTTTAGGTTCTGATCCATTATTAAGATTTAAGGATGAGTTGGGGCAGGAGATTGAAACCAATCTATTCGGTGCGTTTAATTTCAATAATATTAAACTAGCCTATTGTATAGGTAAGTATTTTGAGGTGAAATTAGAAAATATTTCAGAAGCCTTAAAAGATTACCAGCCTGATAATAATCGCTCTCAAGTTCTAAAAACAGACAAAAACACCTTGATCATGGATGCTTACAATGCGAATCCTTCTTCGGTAGAACAAGCGGTAAACAGTTTTTCAGAGATGCAAACTCAACAAGCTAAATGGGTTATTCTGGGTGATATGTATGAGTTAGGTAGTTTTAGTGAAGAGGAGCATGAAAATATGTCTAAACTGGTCGCGGAGAAAAGTTTTGAAGAGGCTTTGTTAGTTGGGGAAAACTACGCGAAAACTCGAGTGAATTCTGATGTGAAGAAATTTGAGAATAAAGAGGATGCTGAAGTGTACATAAAAAAAATCGCCCCCGAAGGAGCGATAATTTTATTAAAAGGTTCCAGAGGTATGCGTCTGGAAACCTTTAAAGAAGTTTTGTAA
- a CDS encoding acyl-CoA dehydrogenase, producing the protein MDFQLTEEQIAVRDAARDFAQNVVAKTVLERDESQKFGAEEIRQLGELGFMGMMVDPKYGGSGMDTVSYVLAMEEISKVDASISVAMSVNNSLVCWGLEKYGTEEQKMKYLVPLASGQKIGAFCLSEPEAGSDATSQRTMAVRDGDHYILNGTKNWITNGGSASTYIVIAQTNPELGHKGISAFIVEKDMEGFVVGAKENKMGIRSSDTHTLLFNDCKVPVENRIGDEGFGFKFAMMILEGGRIGIASQALGIASGAYELSVEYAKTRTAFGKPIADHQAIGFKLADMATEIEAARLLCLQAAWLKDQHLPITKAGAMAKEFASRVAMQVTVEAVQVHGGYGYVKEYHVERMMRDAKITQIYEGTSEIQKIVISRSVLKE; encoded by the coding sequence ATGGATTTTCAATTAACAGAAGAGCAAATTGCAGTAAGAGATGCCGCACGTGATTTCGCACAGAATGTGGTGGCTAAAACAGTATTAGAAAGAGATGAAAGCCAAAAATTTGGAGCTGAAGAGATCCGTCAGTTAGGTGAACTAGGTTTTATGGGGATGATGGTAGACCCAAAATACGGAGGTAGTGGTATGGATACTGTTTCCTATGTTTTGGCTATGGAAGAAATCTCAAAAGTAGATGCTTCGATCTCAGTTGCGATGTCTGTGAACAATTCATTGGTTTGTTGGGGCCTTGAAAAATACGGAACAGAGGAACAAAAAATGAAGTATTTGGTTCCTTTAGCTTCAGGTCAGAAAATTGGAGCTTTCTGTTTATCTGAGCCGGAAGCAGGTTCTGACGCAACGTCTCAAAGAACAATGGCTGTTAGAGATGGTGATCACTACATCTTAAACGGAACTAAAAACTGGATTACAAATGGCGGTAGCGCTTCTACTTATATCGTAATTGCACAAACAAATCCAGAGTTAGGTCACAAAGGAATTAGTGCTTTTATCGTTGAAAAAGATATGGAAGGTTTCGTTGTTGGTGCTAAAGAAAACAAAATGGGAATCCGTAGTTCTGATACCCACACTTTGTTATTCAACGATTGTAAAGTTCCGGTTGAAAATAGAATCGGTGATGAAGGATTTGGATTCAAATTCGCCATGATGATTTTGGAAGGTGGTAGAATTGGTATTGCCTCTCAAGCTTTAGGAATTGCATCAGGTGCATACGAGTTATCTGTTGAATATGCTAAAACAAGAACAGCTTTCGGTAAACCAATTGCGGATCACCAGGCAATAGGTTTTAAATTAGCTGATATGGCTACAGAAATTGAAGCAGCAAGATTATTGTGTCTTCAGGCTGCATGGTTGAAAGACCAACATTTACCGATTACTAAAGCAGGTGCTATGGCCAAAGAATTTGCTTCTAGAGTAGCGATGCAAGTAACAGTTGAAGCCGTTCAGGTACATGGTGGTTATGGATACGTAAAAGAATACCATGTAGAGCGTATGATGCGTGATGCAAAAATCACTCAAATCTATGAGGGGACTTCTGAAATTCAGAAAATAGTAATCAGTCGTTCTGTTCTTAAAGAATAG
- a CDS encoding anhydro-N-acetylmuramic acid kinase yields the protein MKYSVIGLMSGTSMDGLDLAWCEFEYQNGKWGFDLKKAITLGYDEYWENKLRNARELTDVELNNLDLEYGEWLAHVVQTFIRKNDIKQVDFIASHGHTIHHRPEEGITVQIGNGEIMSEELNAKVVYDFRIQDVLLGGQGAPLVPIGDQMIFYEYESCLNLGGFANISFEWEGQRVAFDICPVNIVMNHFARKLGKKYDKGGELAQKGKLLPEVLSQLNDLEYYDTGIPKSLGIEWVEKFVSPILTSHYRVEDVLRTFVEHIVIQIDKVLRRYNVKNLMITGGGAFNSYLIQKLKEKSSAKITVPEDQIVDFKEALIFAFLGVLKVRGEVNVLKSVTGASQDHSSGKIAG from the coding sequence ATGAAATATAGTGTTATAGGTTTAATGTCAGGAACATCTATGGATGGACTGGATCTGGCGTGGTGTGAGTTTGAATATCAAAATGGAAAATGGGGTTTTGACTTGAAAAAAGCAATAACTCTGGGATATGATGAATATTGGGAGAATAAACTGAGAAATGCACGTGAATTAACTGATGTAGAATTAAATAATCTTGATCTGGAATACGGAGAATGGCTGGCTCATGTGGTTCAAACTTTTATTAGAAAAAATGATATTAAGCAAGTTGATTTTATTGCGAGCCATGGGCATACCATTCATCATCGACCGGAAGAAGGTATTACTGTTCAGATTGGAAACGGGGAAATAATGTCTGAAGAGTTGAATGCTAAGGTGGTCTATGATTTTAGAATTCAGGATGTATTATTAGGAGGTCAGGGAGCTCCGTTAGTCCCGATCGGGGATCAAATGATTTTTTACGAATACGAAAGTTGCTTGAATTTAGGCGGTTTTGCCAATATTTCCTTTGAATGGGAAGGTCAACGAGTTGCGTTTGATATCTGCCCAGTGAATATTGTCATGAATCACTTCGCAAGGAAGCTAGGAAAGAAATATGACAAAGGAGGTGAACTTGCACAAAAAGGGAAATTATTACCTGAAGTATTGTCTCAATTAAATGATCTTGAGTATTATGATACAGGTATACCAAAATCTCTTGGTATTGAATGGGTAGAGAAATTTGTATCACCGATTTTGACTTCACATTATAGAGTTGAAGATGTTTTAAGAACATTTGTGGAGCATATTGTAATTCAAATTGATAAGGTATTAAGACGTTATAATGTAAAGAACCTAATGATCACCGGAGGAGGCGCATTTAACTCCTATTTAATCCAAAAGCTAAAAGAGAAATCGTCAGCTAAAATTACCGTGCCCGAAGATCAAATTGTTGACTTTAAAGAAGCTTTGATTTTTGCCTTTTTGGGCGTCTTAAAAGTAAGGGGAGAGGTGAATGTTTTAAAATCTGTTACCGGAGCAAGTCAAGATCATAGCTCAGGTAAAATTGCAGGATAG
- the nhaD gene encoding sodium:proton antiporter NhaD: MYTLMIVVFVIGYLLIALEHNIHIDKGASALLTGVLVWTILIFGADSIWGIDYGWSVAELYSHSEGFLKGFTEYLIADKDAIMASGEDVHMITNHFIGHELSHHVIDIAEILFFLLGAMTIVEVIDAHDGFAVITDRIKTANKVKLIWVLSMITFFFSAALDNLTTAIVMSALLKKLIKDKNDLWLFAGMIIVAANAGGAWSPIGDVTTIMLWIGGNITAGHIVTGIFIPSMIALIVPLVILTFTLKGEVARPERLDGDDVRITTDGERNLVFTLGVGSLLFVPVYKTITHMPPFMGVLLGLGLMWTVTEIIHKRKNIQAKSKLSVSGVIRKVDTPSVMFFLGILLAVGALSSAGQLLDLASWLEVSMEGNIYAINVIIGLLSSIVDNVPLVAGAMGMYEVGPFEPGLAYPVNHPFWEFLAYCAGTGGSALIIGSAAGVAVMGILKIDFMWYLKRISLLALSGYLAGALFYYLENTFL; this comes from the coding sequence ATGTATACGTTAATGATTGTAGTATTTGTAATAGGCTATTTACTGATAGCTTTAGAACACAATATTCACATTGATAAAGGCGCTTCTGCTCTGTTAACCGGAGTTTTGGTGTGGACGATATTAATTTTTGGAGCGGATAGTATTTGGGGAATTGATTATGGCTGGAGTGTAGCGGAGTTGTATTCCCATTCTGAAGGCTTTCTAAAAGGATTTACAGAGTATTTGATTGCGGATAAAGATGCGATAATGGCATCGGGAGAAGATGTACACATGATCACTAATCATTTTATTGGTCATGAACTTTCGCATCACGTAATTGATATTGCGGAAATCTTATTTTTCTTATTAGGTGCCATGACTATCGTGGAGGTAATTGATGCACATGATGGTTTTGCCGTAATTACTGATCGTATTAAAACAGCGAATAAGGTAAAGTTGATCTGGGTTCTAAGTATGATCACATTCTTTTTCTCAGCAGCGTTGGATAACTTAACCACAGCGATTGTAATGTCAGCATTGTTAAAGAAATTGATCAAAGACAAAAATGATTTATGGTTGTTTGCTGGAATGATCATTGTGGCTGCAAACGCGGGTGGAGCATGGTCTCCAATTGGTGATGTAACTACGATTATGTTGTGGATTGGTGGAAATATTACCGCAGGACATATTGTGACTGGTATTTTTATTCCATCGATGATTGCGTTAATTGTCCCATTAGTGATTTTAACATTCACATTAAAAGGTGAGGTAGCAAGACCAGAACGATTAGATGGTGATGATGTAAGAATTACAACAGATGGAGAAAGAAATCTGGTATTCACTTTAGGTGTGGGTAGTTTATTATTTGTTCCGGTATATAAAACCATTACACATATGCCTCCATTCATGGGTGTTTTACTTGGGTTAGGCTTGATGTGGACCGTGACAGAAATTATCCATAAACGTAAAAATATTCAAGCGAAATCGAAATTATCAGTAAGTGGTGTAATTAGAAAAGTAGATACACCTTCAGTAATGTTCTTTCTGGGGATTTTATTGGCAGTAGGTGCTTTATCTAGTGCGGGTCAGTTATTGGATTTAGCATCTTGGTTAGAGGTTTCTATGGAAGGAAATATCTATGCCATTAATGTCATTATTGGTTTATTATCTTCAATTGTGGATAATGTGCCATTGGTAGCTGGTGCTATGGGAATGTATGAAGTAGGTCCATTCGAACCTGGGTTGGCATATCCGGTAAATCACCCATTCTGGGAGTTCTTGGCTTATTGTGCTGGAACCGGAGGTAGTGCATTAATCATTGGATCTGCAGCAGGTGTTGCTGTAATGGGAATCTTGAAAATAGATTTTATGTGGTATCTAAAACGTATCAGTTTATTGGCGCTGTCAGGATACCTGGCTGGAGCTTTATTTTATTACCTGGAAAACACATTTTTATAA
- a CDS encoding MotA/TolQ/ExbB proton channel family protein, with the protein MMNQGLFLQITTAAEGADVMPHEETLSIMSLLLGGGWYIMIPLGFLSIVAVYIFIERYLSVARVVKGDTSFMDRVKESVLKGEIENARRICKDVDNPYSRMIEKGLMRVGKPMPDISLAIENEGKLEITKLEQSLSMEATIAGAAPMIGFLGTVIGMMAAFHEMNTSGNSVELNQLAGGIMQAMVTTAAGLVIGIVAYLGYNILVGRIDKVAYKMDELSVRFIDMLQEPA; encoded by the coding sequence ATGATGAATCAAGGATTGTTTTTACAAATTACTACAGCAGCAGAAGGAGCTGATGTAATGCCTCACGAAGAGACTTTATCAATCATGAGTCTACTTTTAGGAGGAGGATGGTATATCATGATTCCTTTAGGGTTTTTATCCATTGTTGCAGTATATATCTTCATTGAAAGATATTTATCTGTGGCAAGAGTAGTTAAAGGGGATACCAGTTTTATGGATCGTGTAAAAGAATCTGTTCTCAAAGGTGAAATTGAAAATGCACGTAGAATTTGCAAAGACGTAGATAATCCATATTCAAGAATGATCGAGAAAGGATTAATGCGTGTAGGTAAACCCATGCCGGATATTAGTTTAGCTATAGAAAATGAAGGTAAGCTCGAAATTACCAAGTTAGAACAATCATTGTCTATGGAAGCAACGATTGCTGGTGCTGCACCAATGATTGGATTCCTGGGAACTGTAATCGGTATGATGGCTGCTTTTCATGAGATGAACACGTCTGGAAATAGTGTGGAGTTGAATCAATTGGCTGGAGGTATTATGCAGGCAATGGTAACCACTGCAGCAGGTTTGGTTATTGGTATTGTGGCATACCTTGGCTACAATATTTTAGTAGGTAGAATTGATAAGGTAGCATATAAAATGGATGAATTATCCGTTCGTTTTATTGATATGTTACAAGAACCAGCATAA
- a CDS encoding biopolymer transporter ExbD codes for MAVKGRNKVSPEFNMSSMTDIVFLLLVFFIIASTMISPNGVDVLLPKGSTRTTKKNQVSVSITKDLKYYVGQREVKFEQLERTLQSMLEGEEKPGFLLRPEETVDVQYVVSVMEIANRNKYQMVLATRGK; via the coding sequence ATGGCAGTAAAAGGAAGAAATAAAGTAAGTCCGGAATTCAATATGTCGTCCATGACGGATATTGTATTCTTACTACTCGTATTCTTTATTATTGCGTCTACAATGATTAGCCCTAATGGAGTAGATGTATTGCTCCCTAAAGGAAGTACGAGAACAACTAAAAAAAATCAGGTTTCGGTTTCGATTACCAAAGATTTAAAATATTACGTTGGACAACGTGAAGTAAAGTTTGAACAATTGGAACGTACTTTGCAATCGATGTTAGAAGGCGAAGAAAAACCAGGTTTTTTATTACGTCCTGAGGAAACTGTGGATGTACAATACGTAGTTTCTGTAATGGAAATTGCGAATCGAAATAAATATCAAATGGTACTGGCTACCAGAGGAAAATAA
- a CDS encoding TonB family protein, with product MIALPKEREKREGLIGTILFHAILIGFFLFYGLTHTVPIPEQGLTVNFGTSEVGSGDNQPEVAQTESDPQPDPVEEVVPPVDAQPAESTPDVATQDVQDAIEVPKTKTPEEIEAEKAAEAEAKKKAEQEAQRKRMEAIANKLNNPSSNGGGDGPDDQPGDKGQTDGGPDGAYSGGGQGDGNYSLGGRAALTKPKPVYNCQEEGKVVVDIKVDRNGKVVYASIGKGTTNTAECLTQKALQAAYKTKWQPKDGAPIEQRGKITYDFQIH from the coding sequence ATGATTGCATTACCAAAAGAAAGAGAAAAAAGAGAAGGGCTGATTGGGACAATACTGTTCCACGCTATTCTTATTGGTTTTTTTCTTTTCTATGGTTTGACTCATACTGTTCCAATCCCCGAACAGGGGTTAACAGTAAATTTTGGTACTTCGGAAGTAGGAAGTGGAGATAACCAGCCAGAAGTGGCACAAACAGAATCTGATCCACAACCGGATCCTGTGGAAGAAGTGGTCCCGCCAGTTGATGCACAACCTGCTGAAAGTACTCCTGACGTGGCAACGCAAGATGTTCAGGATGCAATAGAAGTTCCAAAGACAAAGACTCCGGAGGAAATTGAAGCAGAAAAGGCTGCTGAGGCTGAAGCCAAAAAGAAAGCAGAGCAAGAAGCTCAAAGGAAAAGAATGGAGGCCATTGCCAATAAACTAAACAATCCAAGTTCAAATGGAGGTGGTGATGGTCCGGATGATCAACCCGGGGATAAAGGACAAACTGATGGTGGTCCGGATGGAGCATATTCCGGAGGTGGTCAGGGAGATGGAAATTATTCATTAGGAGGTCGTGCCGCATTGACAAAGCCTAAACCTGTGTATAACTGTCAGGAAGAAGGTAAGGTAGTCGTAGATATCAAAGTTGATCGTAATGGCAAGGTAGTATATGCTTCAATTGGTAAGGGTACTACGAATACTGCAGAATGTTTAACGCAGAAAGCATTACAAGCAGCGTATAAAACAAAATGGCAACCAAAGGATGGGGCGCCAATCGAACAAAGAGGTAAGATTACTTACGACTTCCAAATTCACTAA
- a CDS encoding bifunctional folylpolyglutamate synthase/dihydrofolate synthase, whose translation MDYQETIAFLFSQLPMYQRKGKAAYKADLSNTIELCKRLGNPERGFKSIHIAGTNGKGSTSHFVASMLQEAGYKVGLYTSPHLLDFRERIRLNGKMIPEEYVVEFVEKRQELLEDIHPSFFEWTVALAFTYFSDQDVDIAVIETGLGGRLDSTNVIQPLVSVITNIGYDHMQFLGDTLPKIAWEKAGIIKPEVPVVIGETQEEVKDIFVQKAKEENAPIQFADEQSELIASTQLVNYQKKNAQTAVVAVKELRAFGFDVSNNHMVKGVEQMARNTGLRGRWEILGQNPLIVADTAHNKEGLIYTMEQVSKEDYHQLRIVFGMVNDKNAESILDLLPNDAIYYLCQPGIERAMPVDELKDLFLIQKKNIKIFDSVLDAKNAAIADSQEDDFVYIGGSTFVVADSLKII comes from the coding sequence ATGGATTATCAAGAGACAATTGCGTTTTTATTTTCGCAGCTGCCTATGTACCAACGCAAGGGAAAGGCTGCCTATAAAGCTGATCTTTCTAATACTATTGAACTATGTAAGCGCCTTGGAAACCCTGAAAGAGGGTTTAAATCCATCCATATAGCAGGAACAAATGGCAAGGGTTCAACATCGCATTTTGTAGCTTCTATGTTACAAGAGGCAGGGTATAAGGTTGGATTATATACGTCACCTCATCTATTAGACTTTAGAGAGCGAATTCGATTGAATGGGAAAATGATCCCGGAAGAATATGTTGTAGAGTTTGTTGAGAAAAGACAGGAATTACTAGAAGATATTCATCCCTCATTTTTTGAATGGACAGTTGCTTTGGCTTTTACTTATTTTTCTGATCAGGATGTAGATATTGCGGTGATTGAAACAGGATTGGGAGGGAGATTAGATTCTACGAATGTGATTCAACCTTTGGTATCGGTAATTACAAATATTGGATATGATCACATGCAATTCCTGGGAGATACGTTACCAAAAATTGCATGGGAAAAGGCTGGTATTATCAAACCAGAGGTTCCTGTGGTGATTGGAGAGACGCAAGAGGAAGTGAAAGATATTTTTGTTCAGAAGGCAAAGGAAGAAAATGCGCCAATACAGTTTGCAGATGAACAGTCCGAATTGATAGCTTCAACCCAATTGGTCAATTATCAAAAAAAGAATGCGCAAACAGCAGTTGTAGCAGTAAAAGAGTTGCGGGCATTTGGATTTGATGTAAGTAATAACCATATGGTAAAAGGTGTGGAACAAATGGCTCGAAATACTGGGTTAAGAGGTCGCTGGGAAATATTAGGACAGAATCCTTTAATTGTAGCCGATACAGCGCATAATAAAGAAGGGTTGATATATACCATGGAACAAGTCTCAAAAGAGGATTATCATCAATTGAGAATTGTATTTGGAATGGTGAATGACAAGAATGCGGAATCCATATTGGATCTATTGCCTAATGATGCCATATATTACTTATGTCAACCGGGTATTGAAAGAGCGATGCCGGTGGATGAGTTGAAAGATTTATTTTTAATTCAGAAAAAAAATATAAAAATTTTCGATTCGGTTTTAGATGCAAAAAACGCGGCTATTGCTGATTCTCAAGAAGATGACTTTGTGTACATCGGAGGGAGTACATTTGTAGTTGCGGATTCATTAAAAATAATTTGA
- the mdh gene encoding malate dehydrogenase: protein MKVTVVGAGNVGATCANVLAHNEVANEIILLDIKDGVAEGKALDMWETSPINMYDSRTIGVTNDYEATAGSEVVVITSGLPRKPGMSRDDLIATNAGIVKSVTEQVIKHSPDAIIIIVSNPLDVMTYQAFKTAGIDSSRVFGMAGILDTARYRSFLALELNVSPKDIQAVLMGGHGDTMVPLPRYTTVGGIPVTELIDDDKLQAIVDRTKTGGGEIVKLLGTSAWYAPGAAAAQMVEAIVRDQKRVFPVCAWLTGEYDQNDIYLGVPVILGKNGIEKIIELDLNSDEKALLEESSVAVRGVKDILDGMDI, encoded by the coding sequence ATGAAAGTAACCGTTGTAGGTGCCGGAAACGTAGGCGCTACTTGTGCCAATGTATTAGCTCACAATGAAGTGGCTAATGAAATTATTCTTCTTGATATTAAAGATGGCGTTGCCGAAGGTAAAGCTTTAGACATGTGGGAGACTTCTCCAATTAACATGTATGATTCAAGAACCATTGGTGTAACCAATGATTACGAAGCTACAGCAGGTTCTGAAGTTGTTGTTATTACTTCAGGGCTGCCACGTAAACCTGGGATGAGTCGTGACGACTTAATCGCAACTAACGCAGGAATTGTAAAATCAGTAACTGAACAAGTGATTAAACATTCTCCTGATGCAATTATCATCATTGTGTCTAACCCATTAGATGTAATGACTTATCAAGCATTTAAAACTGCTGGTATTGATTCAAGTAGAGTATTTGGTATGGCTGGTATCTTAGATACAGCACGTTACCGCTCTTTCCTTGCTTTAGAATTAAACGTTTCTCCAAAAGATATTCAAGCTGTATTAATGGGTGGTCATGGTGATACTATGGTACCACTTCCAAGATATACAACTGTAGGGGGTATTCCTGTAACTGAATTAATTGATGATGATAAACTACAAGCTATTGTTGATCGCACAAAAACTGGTGGTGGTGAAATCGTTAAATTACTAGGAACTTCTGCATGGTATGCGCCTGGTGCTGCTGCTGCACAAATGGTAGAAGCTATCGTTAGAGATCAAAAAAGAGTTTTCCCTGTGTGTGCATGGTTAACCGGTGAGTATGATCAAAATGATATTTACTTGGGTGTACCTGTAATTTTAGGTAAAAACGGTATTGAGAAAATTATCGAATTAGACCTAAACAGTGATGAAAAAGCGCTTTTAGAAGAGTCTTCTGTAGCTGTTCGTGGTGTTAAAGATATTTTAGATGGAATGGACATCTAA